In Oceanivirga salmonicida, one DNA window encodes the following:
- a CDS encoding PTS sugar transporter subunit IIA, with protein sequence DEKRLILDLLTNFKNNIIDNKNKTAIYNTIIKEENIILDYEAINIEHAVSKSLSILEKEYIDKSYTNEVLKILKKSPDFIIIYNGVIIPHTKNKNNVFKSGMSIIYLNKPIKMKNINEKIEVIVSFAIKDEKDLTDMIFTMITKVFNNDFKDLLIKKNKLKIIEYLNDKKKD encoded by the coding sequence GATGAGAAAAGATTGATTTTAGATTTATTAACTAATTTTAAAAATAATATCATAGATAATAAAAATAAAACTGCAATATATAATACAATAATTAAAGAAGAAAATATAATATTAGATTACGAAGCAATTAATATTGAACATGCAGTATCAAAATCACTAAGTATACTAGAAAAAGAATATATAGATAAATCATATACTAATGAAGTTTTAAAAATATTAAAAAAATCTCCTGATTTTATAATCATATATAATGGAGTTATTATACCTCATACAAAAAATAAAAATAATGTATTTAAAAGTGGAATGTCAATAATTTATTTAAATAAACCTATAAAAATGAAAAATATTAATGAAAAAATAGAAGTAATTGTTAGCTTTGCAATAAAAGATGAAAAAGATTTAACAGATATGATTTTTACTATGATAACAAAAGTCTTTAATAATGATTTTAAAGATTTGCTTATTAAAAAAAACAAATTAAAAATAATTGAATATTTAAATGATAAGAAGAAGGATTAA
- a CDS encoding PTS sugar transporter subunit IIA, producing MFSKELIFLDYEFLDSNDFFKFISSKLEELGIVKESYLNSILEREKSFPTGIETKFGINIAIPHTVCTHTNKEVIAITRLSKPLKFYSIENDNKLLDVKLIFNLLVVNPDNQIKFLMSFMKIFQDYNLLKFLMIEKDIDKIIEKLNVFIERER from the coding sequence ATGTTTAGTAAAGAATTAATATTTTTAGATTATGAATTTTTGGACTCAAATGATTTTTTTAAATTTATAAGTTCAAAATTAGAAGAATTGGGAATAGTAAAAGAAAGTTATTTAAATTCTATCCTTGAAAGAGAAAAAAGTTTTCCTACAGGTATAGAAACAAAATTTGGAATAAATATAGCAATACCTCATACTGTGTGTACTCATACTAATAAGGAAGTAATAGCAATAACAAGATTATCCAAACCCCTTAAATTTTATTCTATTGAAAATGACAATAAATTATTAGATGTTAAATTGATATTTAATTTATTAGTTGTAAATCCAGATAATCAAATAAAATTTTTAATGAGTTTTATGAAAATTTTTCAGGATTATAATTTGCTTAAATTTTTAATGATTGAAAAAGATATTGATAAAATTATAGAAAAATTAAATGTTTTTATTGAAAGGGAGAGATGA
- the gatB gene encoding PTS galactitol transporter subunit IIB: MKKIIVACGGAVATSTVAANRIKQLCMENNIDIEIVQCRISEIEANLDKVSLIATTMKTKKDYGDIPVITVMGFISGINEDALIEKILKILK, translated from the coding sequence ATGAAAAAAATTATTGTAGCATGCGGGGGTGCAGTAGCAACTTCAACGGTAGCGGCTAATAGAATAAAACAGTTATGTATGGAAAATAATATTGATATAGAAATTGTTCAGTGTAGAATTAGTGAAATAGAAGCTAATTTAGATAAAGTTTCTCTAATAGCTACTACAATGAAAACAAAAAAAGACTATGGTGATATACCTGTTATAACTGTTATGGGATTTATTAGTGGAATAAATGAAGATGCATTAATTGAGAAAATATTAAAAATATTAAAATAA